Proteins encoded by one window of Dendropsophus ebraccatus isolate aDenEbr1 chromosome 4, aDenEbr1.pat, whole genome shotgun sequence:
- the LOC138789449 gene encoding uncharacterized protein isoform X2: MMEAPSVLVLYVLCMLCAWCFGVKEVTETSGGGIIILIVAAVLVFVAIILCAIYWIRRRRRHKLEGTELREVIVHNPDVPEVDIIPDVAIGCGDEAAIVEEAEPVIHRLPHIEITTMIKKMADFTSKPKKRPPVAMTLHEKTEEIKRKKRFRFKRFRSFFKIQRKRSLTRSQKRKERDEKCRQVGRWLERRRNKKNRIEERTPRKSRRSSLLCCG, translated from the exons ATGATGGAGGCTCCGAGTGTGCTCGTGCTTTATGTGCTATGTATGCTCTGTGCTTGGTGCTTTGGAGTAAAGGAGGTGACGGAGACATCAG GCGGAGGCATTATCATCCTCATAGTCGCTGCGGTCCTTGTGTTTGTTGCCATAATCCTCTG cgCTATATATTGGATCAGACGCCGGCGTCGCCACAAGCTAGAAGGGACCGAATTACGAGAAGTCATTGTCCACAATCCAG ACGTTCCAGAGGTGGATATAATCCCGGATGTGGCGATTGGCTGCGGAGATGAAGCCGCCATTGTCGAGGAGGCTGAGCCCGTCATCCATCGCCTGCCACATATAGAGATCACCACCATGATCAAAAAAATGGCTGATTTCACGTCCAAGCCAAAAAAACGTCCACCAGTGGCAATGACGCTACATGAAAAGACGGAAGAAATCAAGAGGAAGAAGAGATTCCGTTTTAAGAGATTCCGCTCCTTCTTTAAGATCCAAAGAAAAAGATCTCTGACGAGGAGCCAAAAAAGGAAAGAACGAGATGAAAAATGCCGACAGGTCGGCCGGTGGCTGGAGCGgcgcagaaacaaaaaaaataggatagaagaaagaactcccagaaagagcaggagatcctccctcctctgctgtgGATAA
- the LOC138789449 gene encoding uncharacterized protein isoform X1 — protein sequence MMEAPSVLVLYVLCMLCAWCFGVKEVTETSVTSGIVTPSGQDGGQNSGGIIILIVAAVLVFVAIILCAIYWIRRRRRHKLEGTELREVIVHNPDVPEVDIIPDVAIGCGDEAAIVEEAEPVIHRLPHIEITTMIKKMADFTSKPKKRPPVAMTLHEKTEEIKRKKRFRFKRFRSFFKIQRKRSLTRSQKRKERDEKCRQVGRWLERRRNKKNRIEERTPRKSRRSSLLCCG from the exons ATGATGGAGGCTCCGAGTGTGCTCGTGCTTTATGTGCTATGTATGCTCTGTGCTTGGTGCTTTGGAGTAAAGGAGGTGACGGAGACATCAG TGACCTCAGGGATAGTGACCCCCAGCGGGCAGGACGGCGGCCAGAACA GCGGAGGCATTATCATCCTCATAGTCGCTGCGGTCCTTGTGTTTGTTGCCATAATCCTCTG cgCTATATATTGGATCAGACGCCGGCGTCGCCACAAGCTAGAAGGGACCGAATTACGAGAAGTCATTGTCCACAATCCAG ACGTTCCAGAGGTGGATATAATCCCGGATGTGGCGATTGGCTGCGGAGATGAAGCCGCCATTGTCGAGGAGGCTGAGCCCGTCATCCATCGCCTGCCACATATAGAGATCACCACCATGATCAAAAAAATGGCTGATTTCACGTCCAAGCCAAAAAAACGTCCACCAGTGGCAATGACGCTACATGAAAAGACGGAAGAAATCAAGAGGAAGAAGAGATTCCGTTTTAAGAGATTCCGCTCCTTCTTTAAGATCCAAAGAAAAAGATCTCTGACGAGGAGCCAAAAAAGGAAAGAACGAGATGAAAAATGCCGACAGGTCGGCCGGTGGCTGGAGCGgcgcagaaacaaaaaaaataggatagaagaaagaactcccagaaagagcaggagatcctccctcctctgctgtgGATAA